The Streptomyces sp. NBC_00435 nucleotide sequence ACCGGGTCCGATGCCGAATTCGGCGGCGAGCTCGTGGACTTGGCGGGTGATCATCCGCTGGTGCCAGGTGGGTGCGTACGAGCCGCCCGCGTACATCCGCTCGTACCGCGGGACCAGGTGTGGATGGTGCTGGCCCAGCCAGGCCGTGAACCACTCGCGCGCCCCGGGCCGCAGATGGAGTACCAGGGGTGTCACGGAGGTCGCGCCGGACTCGGCGACCGCCCGGACGGTGGCCCGCAGCTGCTCCGGGGAGTCCCCGAGGAAGGGGATGACCGGGGCCATCAGCACCCCGCACTCGATGCCCGCGTCGGTGAGCGTGCGGACGGCCTGCAGTCGGGCCGCGGGGGAGGGGGTGCCGGGTTCCACCGTGCGCCACAGGGCGGTGTCGGTGAAGCCGACGGAGACGGAGATCCCGACGTCGGCGACGGCGGCGGCCTGCTGGATGAGGGGCAGGTCGCGCAGGATCAGGGTGCCCTTGGTGAGGATGGAGAAGGGATTGGCGCGCTCCCGCAGCGCCTCGATGATCCCGGGCATGAGCCGGTAGCGGCCCTCGGCGCGCTGGTAGCAGTCGACGTTGGTGCCCATCGCGATGTGCGCGCCGCTCCACCGGTGCGAGCCGAGCTCGCGGCGCAGCAGTTCGGGGGCGTTGGTCTTGACGACGATCTGGGAGTCGAAGCCGATGCCGGTGTCGAGGTCGAGGTAGCCGTGGGTCTTGCGGGCGAAACAGTAGACGCAGGCGTGGCTGCAGCCCCGGTACGGGTTCACGGTCCATTCGAAGGGCATCCGGGAGGCCCCGGGGACCCGGTTGAGGATCGACCGGGCGCGGATCTCGTGGAAGGTGATCCCCCGGAACTCGGGGGTGTCGAAGGTACGGGTGACGACGGAGTCCGCTCCGAAGAGCGCGGCCGGACCCGTGGGGCCCTCGGTCAGGTTGTTCCAGCGCATGAGCGCCTCCCTCGGTAGCTCTGGGCCGAGAATAGAACAAACGTTCCCATGATCGTGCGCGAGGCCCCGTGGCCGGCCGCGCCCGGCCCGTGCGCCGGTGGTGGCCCCCGCGGGCGCTGCCCGTGGACACCCTCCCCGTCCACCTCCGCGGCCGCGCCCGACCCGGATTTGGGCGCCCGGGCCGGAGGTGGTTGGCTTGGCGCGACGAGCGATCACCACTGCTGGAGGAGTAGCCATGGCGCAGGTCGAGGCCACCACGGAACGCATCATCGGGGCGGACGCGGAGACCGTGTTCGACGCGCTGGCCGACTACACCGGGACCCGCGGCAAGCTGCTGCCTGAGCACTTCAGCGAGTACGAGGTGCGCGAGGGCGGCGACGGCGAGGGCACCCTCGTCCACTGGAAGCTCCAGGCCACCAGCAAGCGCGTCCGCGACTGCCTGCTGGAGGTCAGCGAGCCCACCGACGGCCAGCTCGTGGAGAAGGACCGCAACTCCTCCATGGTCACCACCTGGACGGTCACCCCGGCCGGCGAGGGCCAGTCCAAGGCCGTCGTGACCACCGTGTGGAACGGTGCGGGCGGCGTCGGCGGCTTCTTCGAGCGCACCTTCGCGCCCAAGGGCCTGGCCCGGATCTACGACACCCTCCTCGCCAACCTGGCCGCCGAAGTCAAGGGCTGAGCAAGGCCGTTGCCGGTGAGGCCTGGGGCCGGGCCTCACCGGATCGGGTGAAACGAACCGCCCGGATCCCCACCCGGCCCACCGCGCGAGGGTGCGGAGCGGCCGGGCGTGGCCCCGGGGTCCGGCGGGGGCCGGAAGGTTAGGGTGGGTCCCTGAGCGCTACCGACCGCCCGGGGGCCCGATGAAGATCCTCATCTCCGCCGACATGGAAGGCGCCACCGGCGTCACCTGGCCCGCCGACGTGCTGCCGGGGACGCCGCAGTGGGAACGCTGCCGGACCATGTTCACCTCCGACGTGAACGCCGCCGTCCTGGGCTTCTTCGACGCCGGCGCCGACCAGGTCCTCGTCAACGAGGCCCACTGGACCATGCGCAACCTGCTGCTGGAGCGGCTCGACCCGCGCGTCGAGATGCTCACCGGCCGCCACAAGTCCCTCTCCATGGTCGAGGGCGTTCAGCACGGTGACGTCGACGGCATCGCCTTCCTCGGCTACCACACGGGCGCCGGGAGCGAGGGCGTGCTCGCCCACACCTACCTCGCCAACTCCATCACCGGGGTCTGGGTCAACGGGGTCCGCGCCAGCGAGGGTCTGCTCAACGCGCACGTGGTCGCCGAGTACGGGGTCCCCGTCGTCCTCGTCACCGGAGACGACCTGACCTGCGCCGACGCCGCCGGTTACGCCCCGGACGCGGTGACCGTCGCCGTCAAGGACCACGTTTCGCGCTACGCCGCCGTCTGTCGCACCCCCGCCCGCACGGCCGCCGACATTCGGGCCGCCGCCAAGCAGGCCGCCGCGCTGGCCGTCCGCCACGAGCCGGTACGAGGGGGGCCGTTCGCGGTGGAGGTCGAGTTCGACGCCGAGCACCTGGCGATGGCCGCCACCGTGGTGCCCGGAGTCGGCCGGGCCGGCGAGCGTAAGGTCGGGTACACCAGCGGGACGATGTACGAGGGGATCCGGACCTTCAAGGCGGTCACGACGATCGCCTCGGCGGCTGTGGAGGAGCAGTATGGCTGACATGTCCGACCCGGGCGGGAGCACCCCCGTCGATCAGGTGGCGCTCGACGAGGCCGTCGAGTTCACTT carries:
- a CDS encoding Rv2578c family radical SAM protein encodes the protein MRWNNLTEGPTGPAALFGADSVVTRTFDTPEFRGITFHEIRARSILNRVPGASRMPFEWTVNPYRGCSHACVYCFARKTHGYLDLDTGIGFDSQIVVKTNAPELLRRELGSHRWSGAHIAMGTNVDCYQRAEGRYRLMPGIIEALRERANPFSILTKGTLILRDLPLIQQAAAVADVGISVSVGFTDTALWRTVEPGTPSPAARLQAVRTLTDAGIECGVLMAPVIPFLGDSPEQLRATVRAVAESGATSVTPLVLHLRPGAREWFTAWLGQHHPHLVPRYERMYAGGSYAPTWHQRMITRQVHELAAEFGIGPGGRGPDRRIPVPERPADPAPAGPTQLSLL
- a CDS encoding SRPBCC family protein, with amino-acid sequence MAQVEATTERIIGADAETVFDALADYTGTRGKLLPEHFSEYEVREGGDGEGTLVHWKLQATSKRVRDCLLEVSEPTDGQLVEKDRNSSMVTTWTVTPAGEGQSKAVVTTVWNGAGGVGGFFERTFAPKGLARIYDTLLANLAAEVKG
- a CDS encoding M55 family metallopeptidase — encoded protein: MKILISADMEGATGVTWPADVLPGTPQWERCRTMFTSDVNAAVLGFFDAGADQVLVNEAHWTMRNLLLERLDPRVEMLTGRHKSLSMVEGVQHGDVDGIAFLGYHTGAGSEGVLAHTYLANSITGVWVNGVRASEGLLNAHVVAEYGVPVVLVTGDDLTCADAAGYAPDAVTVAVKDHVSRYAAVCRTPARTAADIRAAAKQAAALAVRHEPVRGGPFAVEVEFDAEHLAMAATVVPGVGRAGERKVGYTSGTMYEGIRTFKAVTTIASAAVEEQYG